The following coding sequences lie in one Apium graveolens cultivar Ventura chromosome 1, ASM990537v1, whole genome shotgun sequence genomic window:
- the LOC141716104 gene encoding uncharacterized protein LOC141716104: MLEMYTHIGPQFRNELLRHHLPTSMVIVVFIFSKLCKCTHLYQEDDFYVLVSLPITYGDLVILYRSGLVTAATSFVFAASTAFPPDYSFLTDLIKPNFDFFYALGAVGLGLSLLLIHIYVTEIKRTLQLLWGLGVLGSIATSFTLAEPAGQNLVQYVVNHPTVVWLIGPLFAAFTGLVFKEGLCYGKLEAGVLTFVVPAVLLGHLTGLMDDGLKTTLLGLWMALFVVFAGRMFTQPIKDDIGDKSVFIFNSLPEEEKKLLIEKLNNKLM, encoded by the exons ATGCTGGAGATGTATACTCACATTGGGCCTCAATTCCGTAATGAGCTCTTGCGTCATCATCTTCCTACATCaatggtaattgttgtgtttatatTCAGCAAACTTTGCAAGTGTACCCATCTTTACCAAGAGGATGACTTTTATGTTCTGGTGTCATTGCCTATTACATACGGTGATCTC GTTATCTTATATAGATCAGGCTTGGTGACTGCTGCTACCTCCTTTGTCTTTGCCGCTTCCACGGCTTTCCCGCCTGACTATTCCTTCCTCACAGATCTGATCAAACCAAATTTTGATTTCTTCTATGCACTTGGTGCTGTTGGGTTAGGACTATCCTTACTTTTGATCCACATCTATGTAACTGAGATTAAGCGCACTCTTCAACTATTATGGGGCCTTGGTGTTTTAGGATCGATAGCAACCAGTTTCACCCTTGCTGAACCAGCTGGTCAGAATTTGGTACAATATGTAGTCAACCACCCAACTGTTGTCTGGCTTATTGGTCCACTCTTTGCTGCATTCACGGGGCTTGTCTTTAAGGAAG GGCTTTGCTATGGGAAGTTGGAAGCTGGAGTTCTTACATTTGTAGTTCCTGCAGTTCTTTTAGGGCACTTG ACAGGTCTAATGGATGATGGACTTAAGACTACTTTACTTGGTCTGTGGATGGCGCTCTTTGTGGTGTTTGCTGGACGGATGTTCACTCAGCCAATTAAG GATGATATTGGTGACAAGTCGGTCTTCATATTCAATTCTCTGCCAGAAGAGGAGAAAAAGCTTTTGATTGAGAAATTGAACAACAAACTTATGTAG